In Brevibacillus brevis NBRC 100599, a single genomic region encodes these proteins:
- a CDS encoding GNAT family N-acetyltransferase encodes MLQIRDAVLSDLPAMLAIYNYAVENLVATFDLEPQTLAQREVWFHKHGGRHPIIVAEYEGNVIGYCSLSVFREKPAYQKSTELSIYIAPDQSGKGVGTTLMSAILERARQLEYHTIVSGIVGGNDASVKLHEKFGFTLAGRFQEVGFKFGEWHDVHFYQWMVK; translated from the coding sequence ATGCTACAGATCAGAGACGCAGTTCTGAGTGACCTGCCCGCTATGCTCGCTATTTACAACTACGCAGTGGAAAATCTAGTTGCGACATTTGACTTGGAGCCACAGACCTTGGCCCAGCGCGAAGTGTGGTTCCACAAGCACGGTGGCAGACATCCGATCATCGTCGCCGAATACGAAGGGAATGTGATCGGATATTGCAGTCTGTCCGTATTCCGTGAGAAGCCCGCCTATCAAAAATCAACGGAACTGTCTATTTATATCGCCCCTGATCAAAGCGGGAAAGGTGTCGGCACTACCTTGATGAGTGCGATTCTGGAGCGCGCCAGACAACTCGAATACCACACGATCGTGAGCGGAATCGTAGGTGGCAATGACGCCAGCGTGAAGCTGCACGAGAAATTCGGTTTTACATTGGCAGGGAGGTTTCAAGAGGTGGGATTCAAGTTCGGAGAGTGGCACGATGTTCATTTCTATCAATGGATGGTCAAGTAA
- a CDS encoding 3'-5' exonuclease, protein MAKWDLFGRIWHMNRDMPDIADDKQHIAYLRSISKVNKQVDSSADIPLHDLEVVVVDLETTGFYPDHGDAIISMGAVAMRGEHLLLGDSFYTLVNPGRAIPPHIRSLTGITDDMVADAPPLLEALSRFFQYVGDRPLVAHHSRHEREFLRSGLWKTSRRPFTHRMLDTMLLIRLLNNPIGNGSLDALCAAHDIPISRRHHAYCDALAAGTLWAKYLVKAQSQGFTNLRQVYEAAR, encoded by the coding sequence GTGGCAAAATGGGACTTATTCGGTCGCATTTGGCATATGAACCGTGACATGCCGGATATTGCAGATGATAAACAACACATCGCCTATTTGCGCTCCATCTCCAAAGTGAATAAACAGGTCGATTCCAGTGCCGATATTCCTCTACACGATCTGGAGGTTGTCGTCGTCGATCTGGAAACGACCGGTTTTTATCCCGATCACGGGGACGCGATTATATCGATGGGAGCAGTCGCCATGAGAGGAGAACACCTCCTCCTCGGCGATTCTTTTTATACGTTGGTCAATCCCGGACGGGCGATTCCTCCACACATCCGCTCTCTCACCGGGATTACCGATGATATGGTTGCCGATGCTCCTCCGCTATTAGAGGCTTTGTCCCGTTTTTTTCAATACGTTGGAGATCGGCCACTCGTTGCCCATCATTCTCGCCATGAGCGTGAATTTTTGCGATCTGGACTTTGGAAAACGAGTCGGCGTCCATTTACCCATCGCATGCTGGATACGATGCTGCTCATCCGATTGTTGAATAATCCGATTGGCAACGGCTCGCTGGACGCCCTCTGTGCGGCCCACGACATCCCGATCTCACGCAGGCATCACGCTTACTGTGACGCTCTTGCCGCTGGAACGCTCTGGGCGAAGTATTTGGTAAAAGCACAATCCCAGGGATTTACAAACCTGCGGCAGGTTTACGAAGCCGCACGCTAG
- a CDS encoding DUF294 nucleotidyltransferase-like domain-containing protein, translating to MRRELLDPSPLRSLNRAGELAPFSIVVNLIHDNLIRQGVLLAVNDLAKRGLGTPPIPFAFLQFGSGGRSEQALISDQDNGLVYQLPDHLGEQEKEKIHGYFQLLGATIVAGLEVAGYPPCQGNVTCLSPKWRGSTEQWLDQMDRWVSHPIWENARYLLLASDVRVLWGESAIFTPVHDRFRQLLAGNVFLLNRLVSNTLHYRVPLGIFGRVLPEVHGRFRGAINVKYGIYLPLVNCVRHFALANGIFASSTLERLDLLGEKGVWSKSFCDEVAAYFRQVQGLRLIAPLHWEDGQYTSNSYIKLGELSPDTQVMVRQSMKLAIRLQKMTEKLPSILGR from the coding sequence TTGCGACGCGAATTGTTGGACCCTTCCCCGTTACGTTCATTAAATCGCGCAGGGGAATTAGCCCCCTTTTCCATCGTCGTCAATCTGATTCACGACAATCTCATCCGACAAGGGGTGCTCCTCGCTGTGAACGACCTTGCCAAAAGAGGCTTGGGTACCCCTCCCATCCCCTTTGCCTTTCTGCAATTCGGCAGTGGCGGCCGATCAGAGCAAGCACTCATCAGCGATCAGGATAACGGTCTCGTCTATCAACTGCCAGATCATCTGGGCGAACAAGAAAAAGAGAAGATACATGGCTACTTTCAATTGTTAGGGGCGACGATCGTTGCTGGTTTGGAGGTAGCTGGCTATCCTCCCTGCCAAGGGAATGTCACTTGCCTCTCCCCAAAATGGCGAGGAAGCACCGAACAATGGCTGGACCAAATGGACAGATGGGTCTCTCACCCCATCTGGGAAAACGCCCGTTATTTACTGCTCGCAAGTGATGTTCGTGTCCTATGGGGTGAATCGGCTATTTTTACTCCCGTCCATGACCGTTTCCGTCAATTGCTTGCAGGAAACGTCTTCTTGCTGAATCGACTGGTGAGCAATACGCTGCATTATCGAGTGCCGCTCGGAATCTTCGGCAGAGTTTTACCTGAAGTCCATGGTCGCTTCCGCGGCGCCATCAATGTGAAGTATGGCATCTATTTGCCACTGGTGAATTGTGTACGGCATTTTGCCTTGGCGAATGGAATCTTTGCTAGTTCTACTTTGGAACGCTTAGATCTACTCGGCGAAAAAGGCGTCTGGAGCAAAAGCTTTTGTGACGAGGTAGCCGCGTACTTCCGTCAAGTTCAAGGTCTGCGACTGATCGCTCCCCTCCATTGGGAAGACGGACAATACACAAGCAATAGCTATATCAAACTAGGGGAGCTTTCTCCTGACACCCAAGTGATGGTGCGACAATCGATGAAGCTAGCGATCCGCCTGCAAAAAATGACAGAAAAGCTCCCGTCCATTTTGGGGCGATAG
- a CDS encoding ammonium transporter: MEPTVASLSSAIDATWVMVSAILVILMQVGFALLEAGSTRMKNAGHVAGKTVLTFGICSIAFWAFGFGLTFGDGNSFIGLSGFFFDGMQKDAFSAFSAATVPISILFLFQLAFAAVSLAIAWGGFAERAKLSIYFLFSVLFTVLIYPVVGHWVWGGGWLAQLGMQDFAGSTVVHLQGAIVALVATILLKPRIGKYNRDGSSNLIPGHNQVYSVLGVLFLWIGWFGFNAGSTLGSTSGFFGYIAVTTNLATAAGAVAALAISWIVMGKADIPSMLNGVLAALVAITASCAFVDPWAAVVIGSVSGILTFYTSIWFDRMGIDDPVFAFSVHGVAGIWGTLSTGLFATPELVEKVGVGSPGLFYGGGLHQLGVQALGLAGSALYVFVVAFIILYVLKVTIGLRVTEEEEVVGLDLSEHGGYGYPELLQPERARPTGSTQSSTSHFLT; the protein is encoded by the coding sequence ATGGAACCTACTGTCGCAAGTCTCTCGTCTGCCATTGACGCCACATGGGTCATGGTCTCGGCCATTCTGGTCATTCTCATGCAGGTTGGATTCGCCCTGCTGGAAGCCGGTTCTACTCGCATGAAAAACGCCGGTCACGTCGCAGGCAAAACGGTCCTTACCTTCGGCATCTGCTCGATTGCCTTTTGGGCGTTCGGCTTTGGGCTGACCTTTGGAGACGGGAACTCTTTCATTGGACTTTCCGGATTCTTTTTTGACGGCATGCAAAAAGACGCTTTCTCCGCTTTTTCCGCTGCAACTGTACCTATCTCGATTCTCTTCCTCTTTCAGCTCGCTTTTGCAGCCGTTTCACTCGCCATCGCCTGGGGCGGTTTTGCTGAACGCGCCAAGCTATCCATTTATTTTCTGTTCAGCGTACTATTTACTGTCCTCATCTACCCTGTCGTCGGTCACTGGGTATGGGGCGGAGGTTGGTTGGCGCAGCTCGGGATGCAAGACTTCGCTGGTTCTACGGTTGTCCACCTTCAAGGCGCCATCGTCGCACTCGTCGCCACTATCCTTTTGAAACCCCGCATTGGAAAATACAATCGCGACGGCAGCTCCAATCTGATTCCTGGTCACAACCAAGTCTACTCTGTCCTAGGTGTCCTGTTTCTCTGGATCGGCTGGTTCGGCTTTAATGCTGGCTCCACGCTCGGCAGCACATCTGGATTTTTCGGCTATATCGCTGTCACTACCAATCTTGCTACCGCAGCGGGCGCTGTCGCCGCTCTTGCTATCTCCTGGATCGTCATGGGAAAAGCAGATATTCCAAGCATGCTCAACGGCGTCCTCGCAGCTCTCGTCGCGATTACAGCATCCTGCGCCTTCGTCGATCCGTGGGCAGCTGTCGTGATTGGTTCTGTGTCAGGTATTCTAACATTTTATACATCTATTTGGTTTGACCGCATGGGGATTGATGATCCTGTCTTCGCTTTTTCCGTGCATGGGGTGGCTGGTATATGGGGAACGTTGTCCACGGGCTTATTCGCTACCCCGGAGCTTGTCGAAAAGGTCGGCGTAGGCAGTCCTGGGCTGTTTTATGGTGGCGGTCTGCATCAACTAGGGGTTCAGGCCTTGGGCTTGGCTGGCTCCGCGCTCTACGTCTTCGTGGTAGCCTTCATCATTTTGTATGTGTTAAAAGTAACCATTGGCCTGCGAGTCACTGAAGAGGAGGAGGTGGTTGGTCTTGACCTTAGCGAACACGGGGGATACGGCTATCCCGAACTACTCCAGCCTGAACGCGCACGACCGACTGGATCTACTCAAAGCAGCACCTCTCATTTTCTCACCTGA
- a CDS encoding MFS transporter: MDSPSSLWKNGSFLKLWLAQLMSNIGDQCYSFALLWYLLQATKSGTVLSLLAIPEMVAGLLFFLISGVLADRYSPRLLMVVAVLSRIAVVIVVGFLTVMGIEQFSYFLIAQFGLGLFSSLFQPARTVAIKSAVPVDQLGQANAILDTTMRTVRIIAPMTIGLVASFLPLSTLFFINAGSYLISVFFLQALRLSKTDHFPVKMTPRQYIRDITSGVQELKRNRILLLVLLFGNMGFLIWQVTYTVGYPFLAERMQQGNGSILAILFGFYGIGNLLGSLYMTRTSSTRYLFLILIGWSFQACGSFLLMMGGSASWTAFLGAAVSGIGGPLIGIPTVTAIQMKASSNSTGKIFAINLLVLTFFSTLSSSLGAIWMGKWPVEQLFLVSGLFLAAMSFTGFLIEKRASTEQHQSSSA, encoded by the coding sequence ATGGATTCGCCTTCATCTTTGTGGAAAAATGGGTCGTTTCTCAAGCTATGGCTAGCGCAATTGATGTCCAACATTGGAGATCAGTGCTACAGCTTTGCCTTGCTCTGGTATTTGCTTCAAGCAACGAAATCAGGAACGGTGCTCAGTCTCCTCGCCATTCCGGAGATGGTTGCTGGCCTGCTGTTTTTCCTCATTAGTGGCGTACTTGCGGACCGATACAGTCCACGCCTGCTTATGGTTGTGGCTGTCCTCTCACGAATTGCCGTGGTGATCGTCGTTGGCTTCCTTACAGTGATGGGAATCGAGCAGTTTTCGTATTTTCTTATAGCCCAATTTGGGTTAGGATTGTTCTCCAGTCTGTTCCAACCCGCCCGGACTGTGGCGATCAAATCAGCAGTTCCCGTGGATCAGCTAGGACAGGCAAACGCCATTTTGGATACAACCATGCGAACAGTTCGAATTATTGCACCAATGACAATCGGGCTTGTCGCCTCTTTCTTGCCACTTTCCACCTTGTTTTTTATCAACGCAGGCAGTTATCTCATCTCGGTATTCTTTCTTCAAGCACTTCGCCTCTCTAAGACCGATCATTTCCCTGTCAAAATGACACCTCGCCAGTACATCCGTGATATTACCTCAGGAGTACAAGAATTGAAGCGAAATCGAATATTGCTGTTGGTCCTACTCTTTGGCAACATGGGCTTTCTCATTTGGCAGGTCACGTATACGGTGGGCTACCCCTTTTTAGCCGAACGCATGCAACAAGGCAACGGAAGTATATTAGCCATCCTGTTTGGTTTTTATGGAATCGGAAATTTGTTGGGGAGTCTGTACATGACCCGGACGAGTTCTACTCGCTATTTGTTTCTCATTTTAATCGGGTGGTCTTTTCAGGCATGCGGGTCCTTTTTACTCATGATGGGAGGGAGTGCTTCCTGGACCGCTTTCCTCGGAGCTGCCGTCTCAGGAATAGGGGGACCGCTCATCGGCATTCCTACCGTGACTGCGATTCAAATGAAAGCATCCAGCAACAGTACAGGCAAGATATTCGCAATCAATTTGCTTGTGCTCACCTTCTTTTCGACGTTGTCCAGCAGCCTCGGTGCAATCTGGATGGGCAAATGGCCCGTCGAGCAGCTTTTCCTCGTCAGTGGACTATTCCTCGCTGCCATGAGCTTCACTGGCTTCCTAATTGAAAAACGAGCATCAACCGAACAACACCAATCCTCCTCTGCTTAA
- a CDS encoding MFS transporter translates to MERLFLMIFFFTMFLIGTNTFIISPLLPTLRELYHVSTNQAAWLIGTYALGFALAALIAGPLSDNRNRKHVMAVGMLGFALSTLACAFAPSFTAMLFFRFLAGICSAFIGPQVWAAIPVLFPPARIGKAMGVVMAGLSVSQVIGVPIGSFLSAYHWSFPFLAVGIASLGAFVLIIRKLPDLLPPTSIPGLGTTNAIFARYKDLLRLPQASRSFIGYFVFMTGVYAVFSFYGVWLSDQYQQSVTEIGLITLVIGLGNTVGSLLSGWLLERWKRSTILTVGFLGSALLYLVLPYIPGIGLLQVVLFFMYCFGGVLVPVLMGYLQSLSDTSRGTISSLANACMYIGTFIASSFAGSLYSIFGFVGVSTFATFTFLIAYFLFVWRTGKLHVTAQA, encoded by the coding sequence ATGGAGCGCCTATTTTTGATGATCTTTTTCTTCACCATGTTTTTGATCGGTACGAATACATTTATCATTAGCCCACTGCTGCCAACCTTGCGAGAGCTATATCACGTATCCACTAATCAGGCAGCTTGGCTGATCGGAACCTATGCTCTCGGATTTGCTTTAGCCGCTTTAATCGCCGGCCCGCTATCTGATAATCGAAATAGAAAACATGTGATGGCAGTCGGTATGCTCGGATTTGCCCTTTCCACACTTGCATGCGCCTTTGCACCTAGTTTCACCGCGATGCTTTTCTTTCGCTTTCTTGCCGGGATCTGTTCAGCCTTTATCGGTCCGCAGGTGTGGGCCGCCATTCCTGTTTTGTTTCCTCCTGCTCGTATCGGAAAAGCTATGGGGGTTGTCATGGCAGGTCTTTCGGTTTCCCAAGTGATCGGTGTACCTATCGGCAGTTTTCTGTCAGCTTATCATTGGTCGTTTCCTTTTTTGGCTGTAGGAATTGCTTCTCTCGGAGCTTTTGTACTCATCATCCGAAAACTTCCTGATCTATTGCCTCCTACCTCCATACCCGGACTTGGAACCACCAACGCTATTTTTGCACGTTACAAGGATCTGTTGCGACTGCCGCAAGCTTCACGCAGCTTTATCGGCTATTTCGTTTTTATGACGGGTGTCTATGCAGTCTTTTCATTCTATGGCGTATGGCTTTCCGATCAATATCAGCAATCTGTTACTGAAATTGGCTTGATCACTTTAGTTATCGGGCTTGGCAACACCGTTGGCAGCTTACTCAGCGGTTGGTTACTCGAGCGTTGGAAGAGAAGTACGATTTTGACCGTTGGGTTTCTGGGCAGCGCCCTGCTCTATCTTGTTTTGCCTTACATACCGGGAATCGGCCTTTTGCAGGTTGTCCTCTTCTTCATGTATTGCTTCGGCGGTGTACTCGTGCCTGTCCTGATGGGTTACTTGCAATCATTGTCCGACACCTCGCGCGGTACCATATCGAGCTTGGCTAACGCTTGCATGTACATAGGAACTTTCATTGCCTCTTCTTTCGCAGGCAGTTTGTATTCGATTTTTGGTTTCGTGGGGGTCAGCACCTTCGCCACCTTCACTTTTCTGATCGCCTATTTTCTCTTCGTTTGGAGGACAGGTAAATTACATGTAACCGCACAAGCTTGA
- a CDS encoding ArsR/SmtB family transcription factor, whose amino-acid sequence MNIEQLELTEKRIKIFKALADETRLAILKALYHSSNELSCTEVGLTCDTSKSNASYHFKTLREAGLIKVRKEGQTRYMRIYKETFDQILPGFLDTL is encoded by the coding sequence ATGAATATTGAACAACTTGAACTCACCGAAAAACGAATCAAGATTTTTAAAGCGTTGGCAGATGAGACAAGGCTAGCCATTTTAAAGGCCTTATATCATTCCAGCAACGAGCTAAGTTGTACAGAAGTGGGTTTGACCTGCGATACTTCCAAGTCCAATGCCTCCTATCATTTCAAGACACTTCGAGAGGCAGGACTGATCAAAGTAAGAAAGGAGGGGCAAACACGGTACATGCGCATTTATAAAGAGACATTTGATCAAATTCTGCCTGGCTTTTTAGATACCTTATAA
- a CDS encoding toprim domain-containing protein produces MAGCVMIVEGKTDKERLLRVLAEPVTILCTYGSYSLEKGEKLLAQTEVADADEIYLFTDEDDSGKKLRTHLSEDFPDAIHLHTPKMYREVADTPLSVLAEILERAGFAVIVPHPDLGER; encoded by the coding sequence ATGGCAGGGTGTGTCATGATCGTGGAGGGGAAGACAGACAAAGAACGTTTGCTTCGGGTGCTGGCTGAGCCTGTCACGATTCTTTGTACGTACGGTTCCTATAGCTTGGAAAAAGGGGAGAAGCTGCTCGCTCAAACGGAAGTAGCAGATGCAGATGAGATATACCTATTTACTGATGAAGACGACAGCGGGAAAAAATTGCGAACGCATTTAAGTGAAGATTTTCCTGATGCAATCCATCTGCATACGCCGAAAATGTACAGAGAGGTTGCCGACACGCCTCTTTCGGTACTGGCAGAAATTTTGGAGCGAGCAGGCTTTGCAGTTATAGTGCCTCATCCTGATCTTGGAGAGCGGTAA
- a CDS encoding undecaprenyl-diphosphate phosphatase has protein sequence MLLLLEHIFLGIVQGLTEFLPISSTGHLVLFRKMFGMQEVGLLFDTMLHFGTLIAVVIVFWPQVRFIIMNPKSKLTKLLVVGTIPTAVIGLAFEDYFEEISQTGITIGWEFLATGAILWAVESMRRGNRRFEEINYTDALIIGTLQGAAILPAISRSGLTIAGALLRGIDRADAARFSFLISLPAILGACVLQTAKLVETPLETALLIPMLVGTMFAGLAGYVAIRWMLTIISTGSMKGFAIYVWVLGGFILLMQLLGW, from the coding sequence ATGCTGTTGTTGCTTGAACATATTTTTCTCGGTATTGTACAAGGCTTGACTGAATTTTTACCGATATCCAGCACGGGTCATCTCGTTTTATTTCGCAAAATGTTTGGTATGCAGGAGGTCGGCCTTTTATTTGACACGATGCTTCATTTCGGTACGCTGATCGCTGTCGTTATCGTCTTTTGGCCACAGGTTCGTTTTATCATCATGAATCCGAAGAGCAAGCTGACAAAGCTATTGGTCGTAGGTACGATCCCTACAGCAGTGATCGGACTCGCCTTTGAAGATTATTTTGAAGAAATCTCGCAGACAGGCATTACGATCGGGTGGGAATTTCTTGCGACAGGCGCGATCCTCTGGGCGGTGGAATCCATGCGCCGTGGAAATCGGAGATTCGAGGAAATCAACTACACGGACGCCCTCATCATCGGGACACTGCAAGGTGCTGCGATCCTGCCTGCTATTTCCCGCTCAGGACTGACGATTGCCGGCGCTCTCCTACGCGGGATCGACCGCGCTGACGCTGCGCGCTTTTCGTTTTTAATATCCTTGCCAGCGATTCTGGGTGCTTGTGTCTTGCAAACAGCCAAGCTCGTAGAAACACCGCTTGAAACAGCTTTATTGATCCCGATGCTCGTGGGCACCATGTTTGCCGGACTTGCTGGATATGTTGCCATTCGCTGGATGCTTACGATTATCAGTACAGGCTCGATGAAGGGCTTCGCCATCTACGTCTGGGTATTAGGTGGGTTCATTTTACTCATGCAGCTCTTGGGCTGGTAA
- a CDS encoding CvfB family protein, producing the protein MYKRQMREKREPQIIQNGNLAAGMTLTMTVARKTEIGYFLSDGKDEVFLHANEAHERLHIDDEVEVFLYHDHENRLAATMDMPHVGMGEYGWLEVVDISPRMGVFLDNGINKDLLLFIDDLPKHSDEWPRPKDQMLVALKQDKLGRLLAKPVTENEIVKIAAMADESMKNKSVEGTVYKVIQAGAFLLTEDEHILFIHRDEMVGRLRLGQTVRCRISFVREDGRLNGSMKERKEVQYGEDADKLLRYLINRDGAMPYTDSTEADVIREKFQMSKSSFKRALGKLMKERRVEQVDGWTKIIQSEQEE; encoded by the coding sequence ATGTACAAAAGACAAATGCGTGAAAAGCGTGAGCCCCAAATCATTCAGAACGGCAATTTGGCGGCAGGGATGACGCTTACCATGACGGTAGCGCGTAAAACGGAAATCGGCTATTTCTTGAGCGATGGCAAAGACGAAGTGTTTCTCCATGCCAATGAAGCGCACGAGCGTTTACATATCGATGATGAGGTCGAAGTGTTTTTGTACCATGATCACGAAAACCGATTGGCTGCGACCATGGACATGCCTCATGTCGGCATGGGTGAATACGGCTGGCTAGAAGTCGTGGACATTTCTCCGCGCATGGGTGTATTCCTGGACAACGGCATTAACAAGGACCTGCTCTTATTCATCGATGACCTGCCCAAGCATAGCGATGAATGGCCGCGTCCCAAGGATCAAATGCTGGTAGCGCTGAAGCAAGACAAGCTCGGCAGACTCTTGGCAAAGCCGGTCACTGAAAACGAAATCGTCAAGATCGCAGCTATGGCGGATGAGAGTATGAAAAACAAATCTGTCGAGGGTACGGTCTACAAAGTGATTCAAGCAGGTGCATTCCTGTTGACGGAGGACGAGCATATCCTTTTCATTCATCGTGATGAAATGGTGGGGCGTCTGCGCCTCGGACAAACGGTGCGCTGCCGCATTAGCTTTGTACGTGAGGATGGTCGTCTGAACGGTTCCATGAAAGAGCGCAAGGAAGTACAGTATGGCGAAGATGCGGACAAGCTGCTGCGCTATTTGATCAATCGTGACGGGGCTATGCCTTATACCGATTCGACGGAAGCGGATGTCATCCGAGAAAAATTCCAAATGAGCAAGTCCAGCTTCAAGCGAGCACTCGGCAAGCTGATGAAGGAACGCCGTGTGGAGCAAGTAGACGGCTGGACCAAAATCATTCAAAGCGAACAAGAAGAATAA
- a CDS encoding TRAP transporter permease yields the protein MSTTTNINQQEMDKLIAQYDKESATRQLAGPMKWISFGLLVLFSLYQLSSTLFFTLPPQIHRPIHLAFGLALVYLLYAGTSKGKHNKIGIVNMILALLGVFVSLYWVIDYEGLVTRTGNYTTMDMVVGGIAVLLVLEAARRVVGIPIALIATIFLLYTYFGPYMPGFLEHRGSDVERIIGHSYYTLEGILGTPLAVSSTFIFLFVLFGAFLEKTGVGEYFNDLSLVIAGRRIGGPAKVAVFSSALQGTISGSSVANVVTSGAFTIPMMKRLGYRSEFAAAVEASSSTGGQIMPPVMGAAAFLMAEFIGVPYLEIAKSAILPAILFFVGIWIMTHFEAKRLGLRGLSKEELPNKKEVLKKMYLLLPIVIIITALMMNISAERSAIIGIVSTIVVGAFRKETRMSIADIFAALASGAKMALGVVAATACAGIIVGTITLTGIGLKLANGLIDLAGGQLFLTLFFTMIASLILGMGTPTTANYIITSTIAAPALIQLGVPAIAAHMFTFYFGIVADITPPVALAAFAASGIAKSKPIQTGVESTRLSIAAFMAPYIFVISPALLLINTTLLESIWVMLTSIIGMIGVGAGLIGYWMSKLNVLERILAIAGGVLAVIPGIETDIAGIILIALVYSLSYYKARKQKQAVQTTL from the coding sequence ATGAGTACAACAACGAATATAAACCAGCAAGAGATGGATAAGCTGATCGCGCAATACGACAAAGAATCAGCCACACGCCAGCTCGCGGGTCCCATGAAGTGGATCTCCTTTGGTCTACTTGTCCTTTTCTCCCTGTACCAATTATCCAGCACGCTTTTCTTCACGCTTCCTCCCCAGATTCACCGCCCGATCCACTTAGCCTTCGGGCTTGCCCTTGTCTATCTGCTATATGCAGGGACATCCAAAGGCAAACATAACAAAATCGGGATCGTGAACATGATTCTCGCTCTGTTAGGTGTCTTCGTCTCACTCTATTGGGTCATTGACTACGAGGGACTTGTGACCCGAACAGGCAACTATACGACGATGGATATGGTTGTCGGCGGTATTGCTGTCTTGCTTGTACTCGAGGCTGCACGACGAGTCGTCGGAATTCCAATTGCTCTCATCGCCACCATTTTTCTTTTATACACCTACTTCGGACCTTACATGCCAGGCTTTTTGGAGCATCGCGGCAGTGATGTCGAGCGGATTATCGGACACAGCTACTACACGCTGGAGGGGATTCTCGGTACTCCGCTCGCCGTTTCCTCTACCTTTATCTTTTTGTTTGTGCTGTTTGGTGCGTTTCTCGAAAAAACAGGCGTCGGTGAGTATTTTAACGATTTGTCGCTGGTCATTGCAGGTAGACGTATCGGCGGTCCGGCGAAGGTAGCCGTTTTTTCCAGCGCCCTGCAAGGGACGATTAGCGGCAGCTCTGTTGCCAATGTCGTTACCTCTGGTGCCTTTACCATCCCGATGATGAAGCGGCTCGGCTATCGCTCCGAATTTGCCGCTGCGGTGGAAGCCTCGTCCTCTACCGGGGGACAAATCATGCCGCCAGTCATGGGAGCTGCTGCCTTTTTGATGGCGGAGTTCATCGGTGTTCCTTACTTGGAAATCGCCAAATCAGCGATTCTTCCTGCGATTTTGTTTTTCGTAGGGATCTGGATTATGACGCATTTTGAAGCGAAGCGACTCGGATTACGCGGACTCTCGAAGGAAGAACTGCCGAACAAAAAAGAAGTTTTGAAAAAAATGTACCTGCTCCTTCCCATCGTGATTATTATTACAGCCTTGATGATGAACATCTCCGCCGAGCGCTCCGCGATTATCGGTATTGTCTCTACAATTGTCGTAGGAGCCTTCCGAAAAGAAACCCGCATGTCTATTGCTGATATTTTTGCAGCTCTTGCCTCAGGTGCCAAAATGGCTCTTGGCGTCGTCGCTGCAACTGCGTGTGCCGGAATCATTGTTGGTACGATTACGTTGACAGGCATTGGGTTGAAGCTGGCAAATGGTCTGATTGATTTGGCGGGCGGCCAGCTTTTTCTTACGTTGTTCTTTACCATGATTGCATCGCTCATTTTGGGAATGGGAACGCCAACAACGGCGAACTACATTATCACTTCGACCATCGCGGCTCCAGCGCTCATTCAATTGGGCGTTCCTGCTATCGCGGCTCACATGTTTACCTTCTACTTCGGAATCGTCGCAGACATCACTCCACCAGTTGCGCTTGCTGCCTTTGCCGCATCAGGCATTGCCAAGTCAAAGCCAATCCAGACAGGTGTAGAATCAACGCGGCTATCGATCGCCGCTTTTATGGCTCCCTATATTTTCGTCATCTCGCCAGCCTTGCTGCTCATTAATACCACCTTGCTGGAATCGATCTGGGTCATGCTGACATCTATAATTGGGATGATCGGTGTGGGAGCAGGATTGATCGGGTACTGGATGTCCAAGCTAAACGTACTGGAGCGAATCCTGGCCATTGCGGGTGGCGTGCTCGCGGTCATCCCCGGAATTGAAACGGATATCGCCGGAATTATTTTGATCGCACTCGTATATTCCCTGTCGTATTACAAAGCCCGCAAGCAAAAGCAAGCTGTACAAACGACACTGTAA